A region of the Deltaproteobacteria bacterium genome:
TCATGAGCAGGAGCCCCTATCCTCCATGGGAGTTGGCGAAACTGGCCGGATCGGCAGGGGATTACGGGAAGGCCCTGTTCTATCTGAGAAAGGCTCTGGAACGTTATCCATCTTCACCGTGGATCAGGATCGACATGGCCAAAGCCCTGGCCGGCCTGAGGCGGTGGGATGAGGCCGGAGATATATTGGGTGAGGTCGCGAAATACGGGCAATTCGACCAGAGGGCAACGGATACAGCCCGAAAATACCTGGATGAAATCAGGTCCAAGTCCAAACGGCTATGAATCGGAGCTGCTCAAATGAACCTTTAAGCGCCGGACGGTTTTTTGCAATTTCCCTGACAGGCTCCCCAACCTGTGTTCCAGTGCGGCGGCAAGCGCCCTCGGCTCTTTCGCAAAACGCCTGGTTTTATACCAGGCCTTCATTACCGTTCTGTCCAACAGGCTTCTTTCCCTTCCCAGGTAATCCGCGAAGATGGTATCCACCGTATCGCCCCGGGACCTGCCCACCTCCCCTGAGCCTGTCAGTGATTGGGGGTAGACACGGAAGGCCGAGAGAAAATCGTCCAGGCGGCGGCATCTCATCCC
Encoded here:
- a CDS encoding tetratricopeptide repeat protein translates to MSRSPYPPWELAKLAGSAGDYGKALFYLRKALERYPSSPWIRIDMAKALAGLRRWDEAGDILGEVAKYGQFDQRATDTARKYLDEIRSKSKRL